From Mya arenaria isolate MELC-2E11 chromosome 1, ASM2691426v1, a single genomic window includes:
- the LOC128226857 gene encoding uncharacterized protein LOC128226857, whose protein sequence is MDREPDGLQVMSLRLSRVLTDIGVTRQMVARRRRTFLMLEKIHTVSNTVKNTTDCDFFIFGSQTEGTTTLGMDSDIDMVQCVHDIRVILDMADWEPTKRCLLVLKTELSPPQHCCLLMLRKDCPLPKTLDMVPAECNLAEDMDGRVLLPNTWADGGMKQEYGRLFKKQGPSRSAHKDLDFICALSYSGLLFECNFLFTRPKPGHWPRPEVLVKARQCDTYLVAQGHAESDQSKLDWRFSTSQIERLLMFDLNILQIQVYTFLKIIRKSFFKPLVGDRLSTFHFKTALFFTLETYPPEIWQEHKMLQCVIYCLKTLQRWFKHRYCPHYTIAGVDLFVGKLRKWEFPLLSSVLSKMIDNIMDYVSKIEMDQIGDRICNRHIEVCTRYQNTIASALYCFRYDVINIFHMYWVRMNSQKSSFEVLKSIIRIREISSKGDFRVELKHAEKFLYQYLASMMASRCLHRNQPIQSDIYRLYEASLDSDLTSSRLKLASMMYCSGQYERAELVLAITEGLLHADVWQFTPCEKNTLPKPTPRFLEKVYNYPVLEMIKRHVSCCVAFNALELCCVPKFLVYEMHRTIGPDDIHDRRLIVENWMDLIVIDSKPFLFYLQYLTFRQLGQQENKRQALDKLLNYVCVESRACGNIDTALHVLGHCYELENQYKLTWSCYRKSLELLPYNNAARWHMALACYREFLKQFLDNNAGK, encoded by the coding sequence ATGGACCGTGAACCTGATGGTTTGCAAGTTATGTCACTGAGACTGTCGAGAGTCCTGACGGACATTGGTGTGACCAGACAGATGGTTGCTCGGAGAAGGAGAACATTCCTCATGTTAGAGAAGATACACACTGTATCAAACACCGTAAAAAATACTACAGACTGTGACTTTTTTATCTTCGGTAGCCAAACGGAAGGAACAACAACTTTAGGCATGGATTCAGATATAGATATGGTACAATGTGTACACGATATCAGGGTGATTCTGGACATGGCAGACTGGGAGCCAACAAAGCGATGTCTTCTGGTGTTAAAAACCGAACTTTCTCCGCCCCAGCACTGCTGCTTGCTGATGCTGAGAAAGGACTGTCCATTGCCTAAAACACTGGACATGGTGCCAGCAGAATGCAATTTGGCGGAGGACATGGATGGCAGAGTTCTACTGCCAAACACTTGGGCCGATGGTGGAATGAAGCAGGAATATGGTCGGTTATTTAAGAAACAAGGACCATCAAGAAGTGCTCACAAAGATCTTGATTTCATATGCGCGCTTAGCTACAGTGGTCTGCTGTTCGAATGCAACTTTCTATTCACAAGACCAAAGCCTGGTCATTGGCCGAGACCTGAAGTACTCGTTAAGGCACGTCAATGTGATACATACCTCGTCGCACAGGGACACGCTGAGAGCGATCAGTCAAAACTGGACTGGAGATTTTCTACTTCACAGATTGAAAGACTACTCATGTTCGATCTCAATATTTTGCAAATCCAGGtttatacatttcttaaaatcatACGAAAGTCTTTCTTCAAACCATTAGTTGGTGACAGACTGAGCacgtttcatttcaaaaccgCTCTATTTTTCACCCTCGAGACATATCCTCCAGAGATATGGCAGGAACATAAAATGCTGCAGTGTGTTATATACTGCCTTAAAACTCTTCAACGATGGTTCAAACATCGGTACTGTCCACATTACACGATCGCGGGAGTGGACCTGTTCGTAGGGAAACTGAGAAAATGGGAGTTTCCTCTCTTGTCAAGTGTTCTGTCCAAAATGATAGACAACATCATGGACTATGTTTCCAAGATAGAAATGGACCAGATAGGGGACAGGATATGTAATAGGCACATAGAAGTCTGTACAAGATACCAAAACACGATCGCTTCTGCGTTGTATTGTTTTAGATATGATGTTATCAACATATTCCATATGTATTGGGTAAGGATGAATTCACAGAAAAGTAGTTTTGAAGTCCTGAAAAGCATCATAAGAATTCGGGAGATTTCATCTAAAGGCGATTTCAGAGTAGAATTAAAGCATGCGGAAAAGTTTCTATACCAATATCTTGCATCCATGATGGCATCAAGGTGTCTGCACAGGAACCAGCCTATCCAATCAGACATCTACCGCCTGTATGAGGCCTCCCTTGACTCTGACCTTACCTCTAGCAGATTAAAGTTGGCATCCATGATGTACTGCAGTGGTCAGTACGAGAGGGCAGAATTGGTTTTGGCTATTACCGAGGGGCTGCTACATGCCGATGTGTGGCAGTTCACTCCGTGTGAGAAAAATACACTACCTAAACCCACTCCGAGATTTCTAGAAAAAGTGTATAACTATCCTGTTCTGGAAATGATAAAACGGCATGTTTCATGCTGCGTTGCCTTTAATGCATTAGAACTATGTTGTGTACCTAAGTTCCTTGTATACGAGATGCATAGAACAATTGGACCTGATGATATTCACGACAGACGACTAATAGTCGAAAATTGGATGGACCTGATAGTCATTGATTCAAAACCCTTTCTATTTTACCTGCAGTACCTCACATTCAGACAGCTGGGACAACAAGAAAACAAACGGCAAGCACTAGACAAATTACTCAACTATGTTTGTGTTGAGAGTAGAGCATGTGGGAATATTGACACGGCTCTGCACGTACTTGGCCACTGCTATGAACTTGAGAACCAATATAAATTGACATGGTCATGCTACAGAAAATCCCTTGAACTATTACCTTACAATAATGCAGCTAGGTGGCATATGGCGTTGGCATGTTACAGAgaatttttgaaacaatttctCGACAACAACGCAGGCAAATAA